From one Oncorhynchus keta strain PuntledgeMale-10-30-2019 chromosome 30, Oket_V2, whole genome shotgun sequence genomic stretch:
- the LOC118376820 gene encoding ribose-phosphate pyrophosphokinase 1-like isoform X2, which produces MPNIKIFSGSSHRELSHKIADRLGMELGKVVTKKFSNQETCVEIGESVRGEDVYIVQSGCGEINDNLMELLIMINACKIASASRVTAVIPCFPYARQDKKDKSRAPISAKLVANMLSVSGADHIITMDLHASQIQGFFDIPVDNLYAEPAVLKWIKENIAEWKTCTIVSPDAGGAKRVTSIADRLNVDFALIHKERKRANEVDRMVLVGDVTDRVAILVDDMADTCGTICHAADKLISAGATKVYAILTHGIFSGPAVSRINNACFEAVVVTNTIPQEEKMKTCPKIQVIDISMILAEAIRRTHNGESVSYLFSHVPL; this is translated from the exons ATGCCGAACATTAAGATATTTAGCGGTAGCTCCCATCGGGAACTGTCTCACAAAATCGCCGATCGTCTTGGGATGGAACTCGGGAAGGTTGTGACCAAGAAATTCAGCAATCAAGAAACATG TGTTGAGATCGGAGAGAGTGTGCGTGGAGAGGATGTCTACATCGTACAGAGCGGATGTGGGGAGATCAATGATAATCTGATGGAGCTGCTGATTATGATCAATGCGTGTAAAATCGCCTCGGCCTCCCGAGTCACAGCCGTCATCCCCTGCTTCCCCTACGCACGGCAGGACAAGAAGGACAAG AGTCGGGCGCCCATCTCAGCCAAGCTGGTGGCTAACATGCTGTCTGTGTCTGGGGCTGACCACATCATCACTATGGACCTCCACGCCTCACAGATCCAG GGTTTCTTCGACATCCCGGTGGATAACCTGTATGCTGAGCCTGCTGTACTGAAGTGGATCAAGGAGAACATAGCAGAGTGGAAGACCTGCACCATCGTCTCTCCAGACGCAGGGGGAGCCAAGAG AGTGACGTCCATAGCGGACAGACTCAACGTGGACTTTGCTCTGAttcacaaagagagaaagagggccaACGAGGTGGATCGCATGGTGCTGGTCGGGGACGTCACGGACCGGGTAGCCATCTTGGTTGATGACATGGCAGACACCTGTGGTACTATCTGTCACGCGGCCGACAA GCTGATCTCAGCTGGTGCTACCAAGGTGTATGCCATCCTGACCCACGGTATCTTCTCTGGCCCGGCCGTCTCCCGCATCAACAACGCCTGCTTCGAGGCCGTGGTCGTCACCAACACTATCCCTcaggaggagaagatgaagaCCTGTCCTAAGATACAG GTGATTGACATCTCTATGATCCTGGCTGAGGCCATCCGCAGGACCCACAACGGGGAATCTGTCTCCTACCTCTTCAGCCACGTCCCCTTGtaa
- the LOC118376820 gene encoding ribose-phosphate pyrophosphokinase 1-like isoform X1, which produces MPNIKIFSGSSHRELSHKIADRLGMELGKVVTKKFSNQETCVEIGESVRGEDVYIVQSGCGEINDNLMELLIMINACKIASASRVTAVIPCFPYARQDKKDKVGSRAPISAKLVANMLSVSGADHIITMDLHASQIQGFFDIPVDNLYAEPAVLKWIKENIAEWKTCTIVSPDAGGAKRVTSIADRLNVDFALIHKERKRANEVDRMVLVGDVTDRVAILVDDMADTCGTICHAADKLISAGATKVYAILTHGIFSGPAVSRINNACFEAVVVTNTIPQEEKMKTCPKIQVIDISMILAEAIRRTHNGESVSYLFSHVPL; this is translated from the exons ATGCCGAACATTAAGATATTTAGCGGTAGCTCCCATCGGGAACTGTCTCACAAAATCGCCGATCGTCTTGGGATGGAACTCGGGAAGGTTGTGACCAAGAAATTCAGCAATCAAGAAACATG TGTTGAGATCGGAGAGAGTGTGCGTGGAGAGGATGTCTACATCGTACAGAGCGGATGTGGGGAGATCAATGATAATCTGATGGAGCTGCTGATTATGATCAATGCGTGTAAAATCGCCTCGGCCTCCCGAGTCACAGCCGTCATCCCCTGCTTCCCCTACGCACGGCAGGACAAGAAGGACAAGGTGGGG AGTCGGGCGCCCATCTCAGCCAAGCTGGTGGCTAACATGCTGTCTGTGTCTGGGGCTGACCACATCATCACTATGGACCTCCACGCCTCACAGATCCAG GGTTTCTTCGACATCCCGGTGGATAACCTGTATGCTGAGCCTGCTGTACTGAAGTGGATCAAGGAGAACATAGCAGAGTGGAAGACCTGCACCATCGTCTCTCCAGACGCAGGGGGAGCCAAGAG AGTGACGTCCATAGCGGACAGACTCAACGTGGACTTTGCTCTGAttcacaaagagagaaagagggccaACGAGGTGGATCGCATGGTGCTGGTCGGGGACGTCACGGACCGGGTAGCCATCTTGGTTGATGACATGGCAGACACCTGTGGTACTATCTGTCACGCGGCCGACAA GCTGATCTCAGCTGGTGCTACCAAGGTGTATGCCATCCTGACCCACGGTATCTTCTCTGGCCCGGCCGTCTCCCGCATCAACAACGCCTGCTTCGAGGCCGTGGTCGTCACCAACACTATCCCTcaggaggagaagatgaagaCCTGTCCTAAGATACAG GTGATTGACATCTCTATGATCCTGGCTGAGGCCATCCGCAGGACCCACAACGGGGAATCTGTCTCCTACCTCTTCAGCCACGTCCCCTTGtaa